ATAGCCGCCACTCGGCGGGCGCCGCTCCGCTGCGCGGAACCTGCGGGAGAATCGCGGTATGCGGTTCGGAATCCTGGGCCCGATCCAGGTCAGCACCGCCGACGGGGCATCGTTGTCCGTCGGCGGCGCCCGGCTGCGCGCCGTACTCGCACTGCTCCTGGCCGACGTCGGGCGCGTGGTCCCGGCACAGCGACTGATCGACGGCGTCTACGGCAGCGATCCGCCGGCCGGCGCGACGAACGCGCTGCAGTCCCAGGTCTCCCGGCTGCGGCAGATGCTCGGCGAGGCCGCACCGATCGAGTTCCACCCGGCCGGCTACCGGCTCGCGGTCGATCCCGACGACGTCGACGCCCATCGGTTCCGCTCGCTCGTCGCCGACGCCCGCGAAGCGCCCGACCCGCGGCGCGCGTTCGCCCTCCTCACCGAGGCACTCGACCTCTGGCGTGGTCCGGCGCTGGCCGACGCGGGTGACAGCGCGCCGATCCGCATGCTCGCCGCCGAACTGGAGGACGCGCGGCTGAACGCGGTGGAAACCCGGATCGCCGCCGCGCTCGACCTCGGTGACGTCTCCGAGGACACGCTCACCGAACTGCGGACGCTGGTGGCCACCCACCCGCTGCGCGAGACGCTCCGCGTCCACCTGATCCGGGCGCTGCACACGACCGGCCGGACCGCCGCCGCCCTGCTCGCGTTCGAGGAGGCCCGTCGGACGCTCGCCGACGAACTCGGCGCCGACCCTTCGGCCGAGCTGCGCGCAGCGCACCTGGCCGTTCTCCGCGAACCGGAGCACCGCTCGGTGTCCCCGGCCAAGCGGTTACCGGCGCAGCTCACCAGCTTTGTCGGTCGCGACGCCGAGCTCGACCGGCTGCGCGACCTGCTCGACACCCACCGGCTGGTCACGCTGACCGGGCCGGGCGGCGCCGGCAAGACCCGGCTGGCGATCGAGGCCGCCGCACGTTACCCGGGCGAGAGCTGCCTGGTGGAGTTCGCCGCGGTGCGGACGGGGGCCGAGATCGAACAGATCGTGCTCGACGCCCTCGGGCTGCGCGACGGCGGACTTCGGCCGACCGCCCAGGCCGGCAACCCGCAGGACCGCCTGGTCGCTGCCCTCGCCGACCGCCCGATGCTGCTCGTCCTCGACAACTGCGAACACGTCGTGGACGCCGCCGCTGCCCTCGCCGATCAGCTGCTGCGTCGCTGCCCGTCGCTGCGCGCGCTGGCCACCAGCCGCGAACCGCTCGGCATCACCGGCGAACGTCTGCTGCCGGTTCGCGCGCTCGCACTGCCCGCGGTCGGCGATCCGGTGGAGAAGGCCGGAGCCGCACCCGCTGTACAGCTCTTCGTCGATCGTGCGGCCGCGGCGAGCCCCGACTTCGTGCTGGACGCGACGACCGTGCCGGACGTGCTGCGAATCTGCCGGACGCTCGACGGCCAGCCGCTCGCGCTGGAGCTGGCCGCCGCCCGGCTCCGTGGCCTGCCGCTGGCCGAGGTCGCCTCCCGGCTGGACGACCGGTTCCGGCTGCTGTCCCGCGGCGAGCGCACCGGCCCCGCCCGGCACCGCACGCTGCGGGCCGCGATCGAGTGGAGCTGGGACCTGCTCGACGACAGCGAGCGGACGCTGGCCCGACGGCTGACCGTCTTTGCCGGTGGGGCGACGCTGGCGGCGATCGACCAGGTATGCGGCCTGGACGATGCGGAACTGCTGTCGGGGCTGGTGGACAAGTCGCTGGTCGAGCTGTCCGCGGGCCGCTACCGGATGCTCGACTCGGTGCGGATGTACGGCGAGGAGCAGCTGGCCGAGGCCGGCGAACTCAAGCAGGTCCGTCGCACACACGCCGAGTACTTCCTCGAACTGGCGCTGACCGGCGACGCTCAGCTCCGCACCGCTGACCAGCTGCGCTGGGCCGCGATCCTGGACCGCGAGCGGGACAACCTGCACGCCGCGGTGCGCTGGGCGAGCCAGGCGGACGCCGCCCTCGGGCTGCGGTTGACGGCGGCACTCGCGATGTACTCCTGGATCCGCGGCCGTCGCGGTGAGTTCACGGCGCTGGCCCGCGATCTGCTGGAGGCGGTCGGCGCGCGGCCACCCCACGGTCTGGACGAGGAGCACACGATATGTGTGCTCGCCGCGCGCCTCGGCGGATACGACGGGGCGTGGGCGCAGGGCGACATCGTCTGGCCGGCGAACCCCGCCGAGACGTACCGCCCGCCTCGCCTGCCGTTCCTCAACGTGCTCGCCGCATTGAGCACCGGGCCGCCGGCCGAGAGCGAGCACCTGCAGTTGGAGGCCTGGTACGCCGACCTGAACATCGATCCATGGACGAGCGCTCTGCAGAAGTTCGGGTTGGCGTACCTGCGGCATCTGTTCGACGGCGACGTCGCGGCGGCACGGGCGAACCTGGAGGAGTCGCTCGCGGGCTTCCGCGCGCTCGGCGAGCGGTGGGGTGAATCCATGGCGCTCGCCGAGCTCGCCGACATCGCGGACGGCCAGGGCGAGCACGAACGCTTCGTCGTGCTTAACGACGCGGCGATGCGGCTCGCCGCCGAGCTCGGATCCGACGAGGACCAGGCTGAACTGCTCTGCCGCCGGGCGACGAGCAGCCTCCGCGCCGGAGACGTGGCGGGTACCGAGGCGTCCTTCCGGGTCGCCGCCGAACTCGCCGCGCGGGCCGGTGCCTCCGACGTGCTGGCCCGCGTCCACGCCGGACGGGGTTACCTCGCGTGGCTGCGCGGCGACCTGGACGAGGCGGAGCGCGAGTACCGGCTCGGACTGGCCGAGGTGACCGGCAACTGGTACATCGCCGACGAGATGCGGGCGGTGCTGCTGATGGGATCCGGCTGGGTCGCGTACGCGCGCGGCGACGCCGCGGCCGCCCGCGAACACCACCACGCAGCGCTGCACAGCGGCATCCAATCGTTCTCACCGCTCACGGCCGACGTCGCGGAGGGCCTGGCCGGAGCGGCGGTGCTCGCGGGCGACACGCAGCGGGCCGCGACGCTGCTCGGACTGGTGCCGGCGCTGCGTAGCGGGCAGAGCGCGAGCTTCCCGCAGCTCCCGTTGCCGGACGTGACGTCCGCTCCCGAGTACCGGGCAACCGCCGCACTGGCCCGCACCGACGCGATCTCACTGCTCCACCGCCTGGCCGACGACTAATCGTTGTCTCGCTCGCCCGCGAGACAACGATTTCTCGTCGTCCCCGGGCACCCCGCGCACGGACGGGGTACGCGGCCGTGCGTACGACGTGCGTGATCCGTGCGCGCTCGGATCGACGCTGCGCGCATGACCACTCAACTGGACACGCCCCCAACCCCACTCCCGCCCGAGCCAGACCCTCCCGGCTGGCGCCGACTAGTCGCCCTGCCCGCCGGTCGGCGCGCCAAGTTCCTGGTTCTGCTCTGCTGGCTGGTACTGGCCGGAGTCGCCGCACCGCTCGCCGCCAGCTTGACCAGCGTCCAGGACAACGATTCGCTGACCTCGGCGCCGCACTCGTCGGAGGCATACCAGGCGCAGCAACGCATCGAAGAGGCGTTCCCCGGCGCGGACGCCCTGGTGGCGGTTGCGGTCTACGTCCGCGACGGCGGCCTGACCGACGCCGACCGGGCCGCCGTCGAGGCGGATCGCGCCGCGTTCGCGCAGTACGCGATCGACCGGACGGTGCCACCGGCCACGCCGAGCGAGGACGGGCAGGCGCTGCTGCTGTCGTTCCCGCTCGCCGGCGACAGCGACGCCCAGTCGGACGCGACCGAGAAGATCCGCGACGGGCTCGAGGCCGGCAACCCGGCAGGTCTGGACACCGCCCTCACCGGGTCGGCCGGCGCCGACGGGGACATCTTCGACGCGTTCGAGGGCATGGACCTCATGCTCGTCCTGGTCACCGCCGGGGTGGTGACCCTGCTCCTGCTGATCACCTACCGCAGTCCGATCCTCTGGTTGATCCCGCTGTTCTCGGTGGCGATCGCCAGCCAGGTCGCGAGCGCCGTCGTTTATCTGCTCGCGAAGAACGACGTGCTCTCGGTCGACCTGCAGGCGCAGAACATCCTCACGATCCTGGTGTTCGGCGCCGGTACCGACTACGCGCTCCTACTGATCTCCCGCTACCGGGAAGAGCTCCGCCGGCACGAAGACCGGCACCGGGCGATGGCCGTCGCACTGCAGCGGTCGTTCCCGGCGATCCTCGCGTCGGCGGCCACGGTGTCGCTGGCGCTGCTCTGCCTGCTCTTCGCCGACCTGAACGGCACCCGGTCGCTCGGGCCGGTCGCGGCGCTCGGCGTCGTCGCCGCGTTCGCCGCGATGACCACGCTGCTGCCCGCGCTGCTCGTGATCTGCGGACGGTGGCTGTTCTGGCCGTTCGTGCCGCGGGTGGGCGAGGTCGTGGAGCCCCGGGACTCGCGCGTTTGGAGTGCGGTGGCGCGGGTGGTTAAGCGTGCGCCGGGCCGCATCTGGGCCTCGACGGCGGCGCTGCTGGTCGCCGCTGCGTTCGGCGCGACCACGCTCGGGCTCGGCTTGCCCGCGGACGAGACGTTCACCTCCGAAGTGGGCTCGGTGACCGGTCAGCGGCTGGTCGAGCAGCACTACGCCGGCGGAACCTCTGCACCGGCGGACATCGTTGTCTCCGCCGACCAGGCCCCGGAGGCAGCTGCCGCCGCGGAGGGCGTCGAGGGCGTCAGCGCGGTGAGCGCTCCCCGGGTCTCGGAGGGCACCGCGTTGATCTCCGCGACGCTCGCCGACCCGCCGGACAGCGACGCTGCGCAACAGACCGTCGAGCGGCTGCGCGACGCGGTGGACGACACCGGGGCGCTGGTCGGCGGCCAAACTGCGTGGCAGCTCGACACCGAGCAGACGTCCGAGCGCGATAACCGGGTGCTGATGCCGCTCATCCTCGGCGTGGTGTTCCTGGTGCTGGTCTTGCTGCTGCGGGCCGTCGTCGCCCCGCTGCTGCTGATCGCCAGCGTCGTGCTGTCGTACGCGGCCGCACTCGGGGTCGCGGCGGGCATCCTGCACCTGATCGGGTACCCGCGTCTGGAGCACAGCATCGTGCTGTCGACGTTCCTGTTCCTGGTCGCGCTCGGCGTCGACTACTCGATCTTCCTGATGACGCGGGCCCGCGAGGAAGTTCGGCACCTCGGGCACCGGGAGGGCGTGCTCCGGGCGCTCACCGTCACCGGCGGCGTGGTCACCAGCGCCGGCGTCGTGCTGGCGGCCACGTTCGCCGCGCTCTGCGTGCTGCCGCTCGTTCCTTCTGTCCAGATCGGGATCATCGTGGCGGTCGGCGTCCTGCTCGACACGTTCGTCGTGCGGACGTTGCTCGTCCCGGCGCTCGCCATCCAGGTGGGGCCGAAGTTCTGGTGGCCGTCGCGCTGACGGCGACTCGTACGGCACATGGACGCTACGCCGCCCGGCGTAGCGTCCACATGCCGTCACATGCCCTTACTGCGGCGAGTAGTCGAACTGGGCGAGGCGGGCCCGGGCGATGTCCAGGTCGTCCGGCGTGAACAGGGATTCGAAGCGCGGGTCCAGCACCAGCGCCTCCACGGTCAGGTCCAGGCGCCCCTTGTGCCACAGCGCCGTGAAGCCCGTGCTCACGGTCGCGGACGCCAGGAGGCGCTTCGCGGTCTCCACGCCACCCTCCTCGGCCAGCATCGCGAGCAGGTAGGTCGCGGTGTATCCGGTCTCGTCCCGGGCCCGCTGGTAGATCGTCGCCATGGCTTGGTGGAACTCCTGCGCCGGGTCGGCGGCGGGTACCGGCGTCGACACGACCGCCGGCGACACCGGCGCGTCCTCGGGCGAACCGCCGGTCGCCTCGCGACTCCGGCGGAGCGCGTAGCCCCGGAGGGCCTCGACAGACGTGAACACCTCGTACCCGAGTTCGGCCATCCGCGGCAGATCGGCCTCGTCCGGGTCCAGTTCCAGGACGACCGGCGCGCCCTGGCCCGGCTGCAGACCGTCCGGCCAGACCGCCTCGGCCACCGACAATGCGCGGCCGGTCTCCGGATCCGGGATCTCGGAGTCCCGCTCCGGCGCGGCGAGCCCCAGCCCGACGAGTTCGTCGACCAGCGCTCCGACCTCCTCCGCCCGGATGTCGATCTCGTCGTCCCCGCCCGGCCGTACGACCACCCGCGGCAGGCGGGGCGCGTCGACCCTGGCACCGGTGCGCAGACCGTCCAGGATGTCGTTCGCCGAGTGGGCCAGCAGCTCGCGCCGCGCGGCCAGGAAGTCGCGGTACCGCTCCACCCGCCAGAGATCGGGGTCGGTGGGCAGGCTCTGGGAGGCGAGCAGCCCGGGGAACATCTCCTCGGCGCGGCCCAGGTACTCCTCCGGCCGCCGTCGCGCCACCTCGCTCGCGGTCTCCGGCGTGACCAGCACGAAGTTCGCGATCGCGTTGATCTCCGCGGGCCGGTAGCCGGCGCGGGACAGCACCGCCTTGCCGAACAGAGGCTGCACCCGCAGGTCCGCGGCGGCCGCCACCTCCTGGCCGGTGAGGAAGTCCCGTGCTCCGCGGACCCGGCTGACCAGGTAGACGAGCGGGTAGAAGCGCGCGCCCTTACCCGCGCCATCCAGGTCGCGCGGGTCGATCGTGAGGTCGTACCGACCCCGCCAGCGCTCGAGCCGGGCGATCAGTTCGTCGATGCCGTTCGGCTCGGCGACCGTCGCCAGGTCCTGGTTCAGGTAGGTCTCGGTGGAGCCCGCGAACCGGCCGGACAGCGCCGCGTGCACGTACCAGTGGAGCGCCTTGTCCCGCTCGACGGCGGAGGTGAACTCACCACCGTTCTCCGAGAGCAGCCGGGACAGCACCGCGAACGCCGGGCGGCCGGGCAGCACCCGGGCGTGGTCGAGTCCCAGCCGGGACGCGACCTCCTCCAGCACCAGGTCGATGTGGTCGGCCGCGCTGCTCAGAGCCTGCTCGAACTCGTCGGCCGACACGTCGTCCAGCGCGGAGAACGGTGCTCGGCCGGTCGCGACCGCGTTGACGGTGCGGAGCAGCCAGTCGAGGCTGAAGTCGTACCCCTCGTCGGCCCAGCGCTGCAGGTAGGCGCGCATCGTCGGCCGGGCACCGGACCACTCGGCGCAGATCTTGGCGAGCGCGAGGTCACCCTTGGAGAGCTTGGTGCCGCCCGAGTTGACCCGGTTGAAGATTTCGACGACAACGTCGGTCGTCTTGTCCGGACCGGTGATCTGCTCGGCGTGGAACTCCTTCTCCAGCAGGTTCTGCAGCTTCATCAAGCGGCCGACGTACGGCCAGTTCCGGGAGTCCGACGCGAGGCGCTCGATCTGCGACTCGGGGCCGCGGACGAACAGCTCGGTGACGTCGATCCAGAGCGGGTCGTCCTTCATCTTGACCGGCGCGTAGAACTCGAACGCCTCCTCGGCGACGTTGAACCGTAAACCGGTGAACGCCGCCGGGTCGCCCTCGAAGAACGTCGGCGGACGCCCCCGGGTCACACCGTAGAGCGAGGTGACCCGCTGCTGCCCGTCCAGAAGTAACTGCCGCACACCGGAAGCACCGACCCCGACTCCGCGTACTGCCTTGTCCGTGGTGTCGGTCTCCCAGACCAGCAGCGATCCGACCGGATATCCCAGGTAGAGCGACCGCATGAAGCCCCGTACCTGGTCGCGGTTCCACACGTAGCCGCGCTGGAACTCCGGCAGGAGCATCGATCCGGCATCGATCTGGTCGAGGATCGTGCTCAACTTCGCCATCGGTCTCCCCCGGGTGCGCGGCCAGCATCCCTGGTCTATCAGACTGGGCGGGACACGAGCGGAGCGACCGCAACGGAGGCAACTCGTGGCGCAACTGGCCGTACACGTCGAGTTCCTGGGCGAGTTCGGCCGGCTCGACCCGGCTGAGCGCGAGGACCTCCGGGCCGCACTGACCCGCTTGCCCGAGCTTCCGCTGGAGACGACGCCCGGCGCCAGGGACGACCGCCTCCGCACGGCGCGCCTCACCGACCGGCTGCGCGCGACGGTCGCCGCGCCGCACGGCGTCCGATTACTGCTCGGCGTGCGGCCGGACGCGGAGGCCGTCACCTGGGCGAAGCACCACGCGCTTTCGGTGAACACCGTCTCCGGCGTCCTGGAGATCACCTGTGTCGAGGAGCTCGAACGCCTGCTCCCCGACTACCGCAAGGCAGCCGAAGAGGCACCCGCACTGCTGTTCGACCGGATGTCCGACGCCCAGCTACACCGGCTCGGCATCAGCCCGGACGTCCTGGCGATCGCCCGGACGATCCGCACTTCCGACCAGCTCCGCATGCTCGAACACGTGCTGCCCGAGGCGCAGTACACGATCCTTCACCTGCTCGGCGACGGGCTGCTGCCCCCGAGCGGTACTGAGCAGACCTATCCGGACGACGTCGCCGCCGCGATCCGACGCTCGCAGGGCCGGATCGCGCTCGTCGACGGCCCAGCCGAGCTGCTGGAACTCCTCGCGATCGCGCCGTCCCGCCAGCGGGTCTTCCTGCATCCGGAGCAGGACGCGGTGGCCTACCGGCCCTCCTACGCCGGCCCGGCGATCGTCTTCGGTGGCCCCGGCACCGGGAAGACGGTGACCGCCCTGCACCGCGTCCGGCACCTGGTGACCCGTACCGACCTCCCGCCGTCGTCCGTGCTGCTCACCTCGTTCTCGGAGGGACTGGCCGCCGCGCTGGAGCGGGACCTCGCCCAGATCCTGGACGTGCGGCAGCGCCTGGCCGTCCGGGTGGTCAACGTGGACCAGCTCGCCTCGGAGTTGGTCAGCGAGCGTCGGGGCACGCTCCGCTACCTCACCGACGACGAGTACACCCGGCTCTGGGCGGACGCCTCCCGGCGAACCGGCGGACGGTACGGGCCGCACGTCCTCCGGCAGGAGTGGGAGGGCGTCGTCTTCGCGCAGCGCATCGCCGACCTCGACGGGTACCTGGCCGCCGATCGTCGCGGGCGCGGCCGACGGCTGGCCACGACGCAGAAGCAGCAGCTCTGGCCCGGTCTGGCCGAGGCGAGCCGGGTGCTGCTCGCCACCGGCGTGTGGACACCGCTGACCGTCGCCGACCACGCCGCGGTGTTGCTCGAGCAGCAACCAGAAAAGCCTTTCGCGCACGTGGTCGTCGACGAGGTGCAGGATCTGCACCCGGCTCAGTGGCGGCTGCTCCGGGCCGCCGTCGCGGCGGGTCCGGACGACCTGTTCCTCACCGGGGACGCGCACCAGCGCATCCACGGCTACCGGGTGCAGCTGAAGGCGCTCGGCATCGACGTCGGCGACCGGTCGCAGCGACTGACGATGAACTACCGCACGACCGCCGAGATCCTCGACTGGGCGCTGTGGGTGCTCGCCGAGTCCGACTCGGACGACCTGGACGGCGGGATCGACTCGATGCTCGGCTACCGCTCGGCCCGGCGCGGCGGGGAGCCCGAACTGGTGGGTTATCCCACGGCGGGGGCGGAGCACGCGGGATTGGTCGAGGCGCTCCGGGGCTGGCACGCCGAGGGCGTCGACTGGCGAGAGATCGGGGTCGCCGCCCGGACGCCGCAGGTCGCCCGTGCCGCCGTGGCGGTGCTCACCGACGCCGACGTGCCGGTGGACGACGACGGGGTCACGGTCGCGACCATGCACGGAATGAAGGGCCTGGAGTTCCGGCGGGTCGCGTTGATCGGCATCACCGACGGCGCGGTGCCGGATTCGTCCGCGCTCACCCCCGAGGACGACGATCCGCTCGGGTACGCGCTGGACCTCCAGCAAGAACGATCGCTGTTGTTCGTGGCCGCCACCCGGGCGCGTGAGGCGCTGCGCATTTCGTGGTGGGGATCGCCGAGTTCGCTACTCCCGCGAGGGAACCCTTTTCAACCTCCGGCCTGCTCGTGAGGTCAGCGACCTCAGCGACGGCCGGTCGAAAAGAGTTCCCTGATACTCCCTGGTATCACCAGCATCCGATTTCCCCGATAAAACGGTGATTATCAATCAATACCGGGGCGTCGTCGTCGCACCAGACGAATCGGTGGAAGGATCTTGGCGTATGAGCCAACGGACGCCCAAGCGCAGGCCGCCAGCGAGCCGCCCGCGCTCGTCCTCGCATTTGTCCCTGGCTACTCCCCCTCCGCCGGAAACCACCCACCCGGCGGACGCACTACCCGAGAACCTCGTCCGACTGCTGTTCCGGCAGGCCGCTGGCCTGGTCGACGAGGACGACCCGATCCAGGCGGAGCTTTGGTGCTCCGACGTGCTCGGCGCGGTGTGGGCGGCCACGGACGGCGATCCGGCGGCTGAGGAGACGTTCGCGGACGCGTGGATCGCCGCCGCCGAAGCCCTCGACGACCCCGACCGCCCGGCGGCGCTGACCGCACTGACCGCGCTGAGCAGGATCGCCGGCAGCGCGTCCGCACGGCGGGCCGCGACAGTTGCGGCGGACCGGATCGCGGCCACCGGAGTACCGCGTCCACGCTGGGCAGTACCTGCCGACGGGGCAGCCGACGACGTCTCCGCCGGAGAGTGCTGGCGCTACGGCGACGTGTTCGGCGACCAGGAGACCGTTCTCTGCGCGTTCCGCCGCGGGTCGAGCGAGCACGCGATGCTGGTCCTGATCGACCACACGCTGGGCGGCATCGCCAAGGACGTCTTCTTCACCGAGGCGGTCGCCAGCAGCCTCGCCGACCTGCAGTACGAGCTGGCCTCGACGCCGTTCGCGTTCCTGGAGCCGATCGAACCCGCAGCGGCCCGGCGCCGCCTGCAGCAGGCGTTCGCGATCACCGACGGGCTGGTCGAGCCCCGCGTCAACGAGGAGCTGGCACCGCACCGGGCGCTGGCCCTGGCCCGGATCCGGCAGCTGCCACCGAGCATCGGAAGCATCGTCCCGGAGCCTGCCGTGGAGCCGGAAGCCCTGG
Above is a genomic segment from Cryptosporangium minutisporangium containing:
- a CDS encoding BTAD domain-containing putative transcriptional regulator, with product MRFGILGPIQVSTADGASLSVGGARLRAVLALLLADVGRVVPAQRLIDGVYGSDPPAGATNALQSQVSRLRQMLGEAAPIEFHPAGYRLAVDPDDVDAHRFRSLVADAREAPDPRRAFALLTEALDLWRGPALADAGDSAPIRMLAAELEDARLNAVETRIAAALDLGDVSEDTLTELRTLVATHPLRETLRVHLIRALHTTGRTAAALLAFEEARRTLADELGADPSAELRAAHLAVLREPEHRSVSPAKRLPAQLTSFVGRDAELDRLRDLLDTHRLVTLTGPGGAGKTRLAIEAAARYPGESCLVEFAAVRTGAEIEQIVLDALGLRDGGLRPTAQAGNPQDRLVAALADRPMLLVLDNCEHVVDAAAALADQLLRRCPSLRALATSREPLGITGERLLPVRALALPAVGDPVEKAGAAPAVQLFVDRAAAASPDFVLDATTVPDVLRICRTLDGQPLALELAAARLRGLPLAEVASRLDDRFRLLSRGERTGPARHRTLRAAIEWSWDLLDDSERTLARRLTVFAGGATLAAIDQVCGLDDAELLSGLVDKSLVELSAGRYRMLDSVRMYGEEQLAEAGELKQVRRTHAEYFLELALTGDAQLRTADQLRWAAILDRERDNLHAAVRWASQADAALGLRLTAALAMYSWIRGRRGEFTALARDLLEAVGARPPHGLDEEHTICVLAARLGGYDGAWAQGDIVWPANPAETYRPPRLPFLNVLAALSTGPPAESEHLQLEAWYADLNIDPWTSALQKFGLAYLRHLFDGDVAAARANLEESLAGFRALGERWGESMALAELADIADGQGEHERFVVLNDAAMRLAAELGSDEDQAELLCRRATSSLRAGDVAGTEASFRVAAELAARAGASDVLARVHAGRGYLAWLRGDLDEAEREYRLGLAEVTGNWYIADEMRAVLLMGSGWVAYARGDAAAAREHHHAALHSGIQSFSPLTADVAEGLAGAAVLAGDTQRAATLLGLVPALRSGQSASFPQLPLPDVTSAPEYRATAALARTDAISLLHRLADD
- a CDS encoding MMPL family transporter: MTTQLDTPPTPLPPEPDPPGWRRLVALPAGRRAKFLVLLCWLVLAGVAAPLAASLTSVQDNDSLTSAPHSSEAYQAQQRIEEAFPGADALVAVAVYVRDGGLTDADRAAVEADRAAFAQYAIDRTVPPATPSEDGQALLLSFPLAGDSDAQSDATEKIRDGLEAGNPAGLDTALTGSAGADGDIFDAFEGMDLMLVLVTAGVVTLLLLITYRSPILWLIPLFSVAIASQVASAVVYLLAKNDVLSVDLQAQNILTILVFGAGTDYALLLISRYREELRRHEDRHRAMAVALQRSFPAILASAATVSLALLCLLFADLNGTRSLGPVAALGVVAAFAAMTTLLPALLVICGRWLFWPFVPRVGEVVEPRDSRVWSAVARVVKRAPGRIWASTAALLVAAAFGATTLGLGLPADETFTSEVGSVTGQRLVEQHYAGGTSAPADIVVSADQAPEAAAAAEGVEGVSAVSAPRVSEGTALISATLADPPDSDAAQQTVERLRDAVDDTGALVGGQTAWQLDTEQTSERDNRVLMPLILGVVFLVLVLLLRAVVAPLLLIASVVLSYAAALGVAAGILHLIGYPRLEHSIVLSTFLFLVALGVDYSIFLMTRAREEVRHLGHREGVLRALTVTGGVVTSAGVVLAATFAALCVLPLVPSVQIGIIVAVGVLLDTFVVRTLLVPALAIQVGPKFWWPSR
- a CDS encoding UvrD-helicase domain-containing protein encodes the protein MAQLAVHVEFLGEFGRLDPAEREDLRAALTRLPELPLETTPGARDDRLRTARLTDRLRATVAAPHGVRLLLGVRPDAEAVTWAKHHALSVNTVSGVLEITCVEELERLLPDYRKAAEEAPALLFDRMSDAQLHRLGISPDVLAIARTIRTSDQLRMLEHVLPEAQYTILHLLGDGLLPPSGTEQTYPDDVAAAIRRSQGRIALVDGPAELLELLAIAPSRQRVFLHPEQDAVAYRPSYAGPAIVFGGPGTGKTVTALHRVRHLVTRTDLPPSSVLLTSFSEGLAAALERDLAQILDVRQRLAVRVVNVDQLASELVSERRGTLRYLTDDEYTRLWADASRRTGGRYGPHVLRQEWEGVVFAQRIADLDGYLAADRRGRGRRLATTQKQQLWPGLAEASRVLLATGVWTPLTVADHAAVLLEQQPEKPFAHVVVDEVQDLHPAQWRLLRAAVAAGPDDLFLTGDAHQRIHGYRVQLKALGIDVGDRSQRLTMNYRTTAEILDWALWVLAESDSDDLDGGIDSMLGYRSARRGGEPELVGYPTAGAEHAGLVEALRGWHAEGVDWREIGVAARTPQVARAAVAVLTDADVPVDDDGVTVATMHGMKGLEFRRVALIGITDGAVPDSSALTPEDDDPLGYALDLQQERSLLFVAATRAREALRISWWGSPSSLLPRGNPFQPPACS
- a CDS encoding GmrSD restriction endonuclease domain-containing protein — translated: MAKLSTILDQIDAGSMLLPEFQRGYVWNRDQVRGFMRSLYLGYPVGSLLVWETDTTDKAVRGVGVGASGVRQLLLDGQQRVTSLYGVTRGRPPTFFEGDPAAFTGLRFNVAEEAFEFYAPVKMKDDPLWIDVTELFVRGPESQIERLASDSRNWPYVGRLMKLQNLLEKEFHAEQITGPDKTTDVVVEIFNRVNSGGTKLSKGDLALAKICAEWSGARPTMRAYLQRWADEGYDFSLDWLLRTVNAVATGRAPFSALDDVSADEFEQALSSAADHIDLVLEEVASRLGLDHARVLPGRPAFAVLSRLLSENGGEFTSAVERDKALHWYVHAALSGRFAGSTETYLNQDLATVAEPNGIDELIARLERWRGRYDLTIDPRDLDGAGKGARFYPLVYLVSRVRGARDFLTGQEVAAAADLRVQPLFGKAVLSRAGYRPAEINAIANFVLVTPETASEVARRRPEEYLGRAEEMFPGLLASQSLPTDPDLWRVERYRDFLAARRELLAHSANDILDGLRTGARVDAPRLPRVVVRPGGDDEIDIRAEEVGALVDELVGLGLAAPERDSEIPDPETGRALSVAEAVWPDGLQPGQGAPVVLELDPDEADLPRMAELGYEVFTSVEALRGYALRRSREATGGSPEDAPVSPAVVSTPVPAADPAQEFHQAMATIYQRARDETGYTATYLLAMLAEEGGVETAKRLLASATVSTGFTALWHKGRLDLTVEALVLDPRFESLFTPDDLDIARARLAQFDYSPQ